The sequence TGCTCGATTTCGGCTGCGGTTCCGGCATCCTCGCGATCGCCGCGCTCAAGCTCGGCGCGGCGCGCGCGATCGGCATCGACAACGACCCGCAGGCAATCCTCGCCAGCCGCGACAATGCCGAACGCAATGGCGTCGCCGCGCAACTCGATCTGTACCTGCCCGAGGAAGTTCCGACCGCACTGAGCGCCGATGTCGTCGTCGCCAATATCCTCGCCGGTGCCCTGGTCGCGCTGCAGCCGACCCTCGCCGCGCACTGCCGCAGCGGCACCCCGCTCGTGCTCTCCGGCATCCTCGCCGACCAGGCCGACGAAGTCGCCGCCGCCTACCGCGAAGACTTCGACGCGATCAGCACCACGCAGCAGCAGGACTGGGTCCGCATCGCCGCCATCCGCCGCTGAGCGCGCCCGCTCCGCCCAGAATCGACTGACAGTGGCCTTGGCCCACCATGGCGCCCCTGAGCGATGTATTGCTATGATGCAATACATGGCGAGTCGATCCACCATTCGAGCCAAGGAAGTTCGTGACGACGGCAGCATCGTCGAACTTGTGGTGTGGGAACTGGATACGCCCGTGCCACCGTGCGTTCACCGGTACAAGTACCGCTTGTTTTTCGGGACTGCGGGCGCGTGCCGGGTTCGCTACGACAACGAGCGCGACAAGGGCGATCATCGGCATATCGACGGCTGCGAGCAGCCCTATGTCTTCGTTTCGGTCGCGCAGTTGCTAGCGGATTTCCGTCGCGATGTCGAAACCCGGGAGAACGAGCAATGAAAGCAATCATCGACCTCGCCCGCCGCGGCAACGTGTTCGACACCGCCGCTGCGCAACTTGGCCGCAGCGGCGAAGCAGACTATCGGCTGCATTTCGAATCCGCGCGCACGCTTTTCTCGGAACTCACTCCGGCGCGAATCGAACTGCTGGAAACGCTGCGGCGCCGGGGCGTGTGCAGCGTCTATGCGCTGGCGAAGGCGGCGGAACGCAACTACTCCAATGTCCACGCCGACATCGCCGCACTCGAAGCACTTGGCCTCGTCGAACGCGACGACGCCGGCACCGTGCGCGTGCCCTTCGATGCCGTGGAAATCCATCTCGACCTGGCGCACGTCGCATGATCGCCGCCATCCGCCGCTGAGCGCGCTGCGGCATGATCGAGGGACGCGTCTTGCGCAGGGATCGACTCCAGATGAACGACAAACCGATTGATCAGTGGCAACGAGATGCACAAAGGCATGTTGCTGCACTTGAACTAGCACTCTCCAAGTTCAAAGGACACACCGGTGCCATTGCTTGGGAGAACGAAGTCATGATTGCCCCCAGAATTGTCGCCGCCCTCTGTGCCCTGCTTTTGTGCGGAGCAGTCTCAGCATCCAGCCCCGTGGTTCGGGATGCCAATGGCCGTGTTCTCGGGTACTACACAGGCGTCGCCTACATCAGCACGATGTCTAACTCCGGGTATCTGATAGTTTCACCGACCGGGTACGTCTGGGCGATCGATGACGTTGACAGCTCATTCGCTCGCCATCACGTGAGCAACAGCAACCGGTCACTGGATGAGTTCGTCCACTTCACGACCACCGACTGTAGTGGACAAGGCTATGTGACCCACGGAGCGGGCGCGCCAATCTCGGGCGGTTTTGTGGTTCAGATGGATGATGACCAGATCTACTTCGCTACGAAATCTGTTTCGACGGAGCAGATTTCCGCTCGTTCTCGAAGGACTCAGCGCGGCATTTGTCAGAATTTCCCAGCACAGTCGTATTCCGGCGTGCGAGTCGAACCGAATGATCCCGACGTAACAGGGGTGCCGGGTGACATTCCTATCGGCCAGCCCGAAATCGCCATCACGACTGTTGGAGCCAGTCTGTTCTCTGACGGGTTCGAGTTACCTGCCTGATAGACACAGGGATCTGATTCTCGGCGCCGAGGCCGAAGATATCAAAGGTGCTTGTGCATCCGCTGCGGCATAATCGCGGCGATGTATACCCAGTGCCTCGAGTGCATGACGATCTACCGGATTCCGGCTTCGGCGCTGACGCATGCGCACGGGCGGGCGCGCTGCGGGGTGTGTCGTGCCGAGTTCGATACGTTGGCCACACTCGTCGACCAGTTGCCGCCGGAGCCGGTCGGGCAACTCGAGCGCCACCACCCTGGACCACTGCCGATCCTCGACGTGCCGGCGATGCGCCCGAAGGCCGGCCAGCATGATCTGTTCGCAATCGATGCGGACAACGACGAACCGGCACCGGCGCCCGCTTTCGTGCATGCGCCCGCACCGCGGCCGCGCAGCAGCCGAATACTGCGCTACGGCAACGTCGTGCTGCTGCTCGCACTTCTCGCACAAGGCACTTACGCTGGGCGCGGCTGGTGGCTCGCCGAACCCCGGCTGCGACCGTGGCTGGATGCCGCGTGTCTGCGCCTGAACTGCCGGCTGCCGCCACGCGCAGACATCGGCCAGATTGCGCTGGTCTCGCGCGATGTGCGGCCGCATCCGAGCCAGTCCGGGGCGCTGATCATCTCGGCCACGCTGCTCAATCGCGCACCCTTCACGCAACCGTATCCGATCGTCGAAATCACCCTGTCCGATCTCGACGAGCAGCGCATCGCGATGCGCCGACTGGCGCCGCAGGATTATCTGGTCGACGCGCGTGCGCTGGCGCGCGGGCTGCAACCAGAGGCGACCGCCACGATCGATCTCGAAGTGGTCGATCCGGGTCGCAATGCGGTC comes from Lysobacterales bacterium and encodes:
- a CDS encoding transcriptional regulator, whose amino-acid sequence is MKAIIDLARRGNVFDTAAAQLGRSGEADYRLHFESARTLFSELTPARIELLETLRRRGVCSVYALAKAAERNYSNVHADIAALEALGLVERDDAGTVRVPFDAVEIHLDLAHVA
- a CDS encoding DUF3426 domain-containing protein, with translation MTIYRIPASALTHAHGRARCGVCRAEFDTLATLVDQLPPEPVGQLERHHPGPLPILDVPAMRPKAGQHDLFAIDADNDEPAPAPAFVHAPAPRPRSSRILRYGNVVLLLALLAQGTYAGRGWWLAEPRLRPWLDAACLRLNCRLPPRADIGQIALVSRDVRPHPSQSGALIISATLLNRAPFTQPYPIVEITLSDLDEQRIAMRRLAPQDYLVDARALARGLQPEATATIDLEVVDPGRNAVAFEFKFR